The following coding sequences are from one Brooklawnia cerclae window:
- the uvrC gene encoding excinuclease ABC subunit UvrC, giving the protein MADPSTYRPAPGSIPTDPGVYRFSDAHGHVIYVGKAKNLRNRLNSYFADPANLHFRTQTMVRTAAKVEWTVVQTEVEALQLEYTWIKQYDPRFNIKYRDDKSYPWLCVTWTDEFPRVFVGRGAKHKGWRYYGPFGQAWAVRESVDSLLRVFPMRSCSNGVFRNAAASGRPCLLGYIGKCSAPCVGRISADDHRAVVEDFCAFWAGQTRGLERKLTRQMKQAAEQQHYEQAAVLRDALDALRQATEKNAIVLPDGTDADVIALAEDPLEVAVQIFHVRAGRVRGERGWVADRADDADTADMIESFLFSLYADDQGFQSSAGSSVPPEVLVPVAPASGDVLADILSSQRGSHVRIHVPMRGDKRVLLDTVSRNAADMLAVHKTKRASDLSTRGRALEELQQALGMDQAPLRIEGFDISHLQGTEVVGSMVVFEDGMPRKSEYRRFVIKSFEGSNDIAAMDEVLRRRFRRLLDDREQMAQDASDDGGAALIDPSTGAARSFSYAPSLVVVDGGLPQVNAAQEVLDDLDLADEVRLIGLAKRLEEVWIPGEEFPLILPRASEGLYLLQRVRDESHRFAITFHRSRRSKAMVESVLDDVPGLGEVRRKTLLRHFSSLKKLRAAGVDDISALPGFGPRTAQAVVDALAGGEVGVAINMSTGEVSEL; this is encoded by the coding sequence ATGGCCGATCCTTCGACCTATCGACCCGCGCCTGGGTCGATCCCCACCGACCCGGGCGTGTACCGGTTCAGCGACGCCCACGGCCACGTCATCTACGTGGGCAAGGCGAAGAACCTGCGCAACCGGCTGAACTCCTACTTCGCCGATCCGGCGAACCTCCACTTCCGTACGCAGACGATGGTGCGCACCGCTGCCAAGGTCGAATGGACGGTCGTCCAGACCGAGGTGGAGGCGCTCCAACTCGAGTACACGTGGATCAAGCAGTACGACCCGCGGTTCAACATCAAGTACCGGGACGACAAGTCCTACCCGTGGCTGTGCGTCACCTGGACCGATGAGTTCCCGCGCGTCTTCGTCGGACGAGGGGCCAAGCACAAGGGGTGGCGCTACTACGGGCCCTTCGGGCAAGCCTGGGCGGTTCGTGAGTCCGTCGACTCGCTGCTGCGCGTCTTCCCGATGCGTTCGTGCAGCAACGGGGTGTTCCGCAACGCGGCGGCGTCCGGGCGGCCGTGTCTGCTCGGGTACATCGGCAAGTGCTCGGCGCCGTGCGTGGGACGTATCTCGGCCGACGACCACCGAGCCGTCGTCGAGGACTTCTGCGCCTTCTGGGCCGGGCAGACCCGTGGCCTCGAGCGCAAGCTGACCCGCCAGATGAAGCAGGCCGCCGAGCAGCAGCACTACGAGCAGGCCGCCGTCCTGCGCGACGCGCTCGACGCGTTGCGCCAGGCCACCGAGAAGAACGCCATCGTGCTGCCCGACGGCACGGACGCCGATGTCATCGCGCTCGCCGAGGACCCGCTCGAGGTCGCCGTGCAGATCTTCCACGTGCGTGCCGGGCGCGTCCGCGGCGAACGCGGGTGGGTGGCCGATCGGGCCGACGACGCCGATACCGCCGACATGATCGAGAGCTTCCTGTTCTCGCTGTACGCCGACGACCAGGGGTTCCAGTCGAGCGCCGGCTCGTCCGTCCCGCCCGAGGTTCTTGTGCCGGTGGCACCCGCCTCGGGTGACGTGCTGGCCGACATCCTGTCGTCCCAGCGCGGCAGCCACGTGCGGATACATGTGCCCATGCGGGGCGACAAGCGGGTGCTGCTCGACACCGTCTCGCGCAACGCGGCCGACATGCTCGCGGTCCACAAGACCAAACGCGCCTCCGATCTCAGCACCCGTGGACGGGCACTGGAGGAACTCCAGCAGGCCCTCGGCATGGACCAGGCACCGCTGCGCATCGAGGGTTTCGACATCAGCCACCTGCAGGGAACCGAGGTCGTCGGCTCGATGGTGGTGTTCGAGGACGGCATGCCCCGCAAGAGCGAGTACCGGCGCTTCGTGATCAAGAGCTTCGAGGGTTCCAACGACATCGCGGCCATGGACGAGGTGCTACGGCGGCGTTTCCGGCGCCTCCTCGACGACCGTGAGCAGATGGCCCAGGACGCGTCGGACGACGGAGGTGCCGCCCTGATCGATCCTTCCACGGGCGCTGCCCGGTCGTTCTCCTACGCCCCCTCGCTCGTGGTGGTCGACGGTGGCCTGCCGCAGGTGAACGCCGCCCAGGAGGTGCTGGATGATCTGGACCTGGCCGACGAGGTGCGGCTCATCGGGCTCGCCAAGCGCCTGGAAGAGGTGTGGATCCCGGGGGAGGAGTTCCCGCTGATCCTTCCCCGCGCGTCCGAGGGGCTGTATCTCCTGCAGCGGGTACGGGACGAGTCGCACCGCTTCGCGATCACCTTTCATCGCAGCCGCAGGTCGAAGGCGATGGTCGAGTCGGTGCTCGACGACGTGCCGGGTCTGGGGGAGGTACGGCGCAAGACGCTGCTGAGGCATTTCAGCAGCTTGAAGAAACTGCGCGCCGCCGGTGTGGACGACATCAGTGCGCTGCCCGGTTTCGGTCCGCGCACCGCGCAGGCCGTCGTGGACGCTCTCGCGGGTGGCGAGGTCGGCGTGGCGATCAACATGTCGACCGGAGAGGTTTCCGAGTTGTAG
- the uvrA gene encoding excinuclease ABC subunit UvrA → MWDVKDRLIIQGAREHNLRNVSLDLPRDSLVVFTGLSGSGKSSLAFDTIFAEGQRRYVESLSAYARQFLGQMDKPAVDFIEGLSPAVAIDQKSTSRNPRSTVGTVTEIYDYLRLLFARIGHPHCLVCGEPISRQTPQQIVDQVLELPEGTRFQMLAPVVRGRKGEYTELFRDLATQGFARVRVDGEVSQLTSPPKLDKQRKHDIDVVVDRVAVKASAKQRITDSVETALGLADGLIVLDFVDRDEKDPARRRSFSEKLACPNGHDIALDELEPRQFSFNSPWGACPACTGLGTTLEVDRELVVPDQYKSLAEGAIAPWSSPTVAAHYTHVFEGMGDKLGFSVDTPWRELPVDVRDFILDGYDDPVLIRYRNRFGRVRSYTQKYEGVVPHVRRRYDESETDAARERWGAYLREVACPVCKGARLKPSTLAVTVSDRNIHQVSELAISQLSEFMGRLELSERERAIAAQVVKEIQQRVRFLLDVGLDYLTLARSAGSLSGGEAQRIRLATQIGSGLTGVLYVLDEPSIGLHQRDNRRLIETLEKLRDLGNTLIVVEHDEDTIRAADWVVDIGPGAGEHGGEVVVSGGFDDLVACERSLTGAYLSGRRSIALPERRRRGNGKTLVVHGAAENNLDDVTVEFPLGRFIAVTGVSGSGKSSLVNAILYRSLAKTIYGAKDVPGRHEGITGAENVNKVVHVDQSPIGRSPRSNPATYTGVFDKIRTLFSQTPEAKARGYQPGRFSFNVKGGRCENCMGDGTIRIEMNFLPDVYVPCEVCHGARYNRETLEVRYKGKTIAEVLDMPIEQAAEFFAPISAISRHLKTLVEVGLGYVRLGQPATTLSGGEAQRVKLASELQRRSTGNTLYVLDEPTTGLHFEDIRRLLDVLSRLVDGGNTVVVIEHNLDVIKTADWVIDMGPEGGFRGGQVVATGTPEQVAATTESHTGAFLSEILHGHEVPVEPAAEPDGEVPAAEPAPTKKKRSRRPADADTPAARSTKSSSARKGSVRTSPAA, encoded by the coding sequence ATGTGGGACGTGAAGGATCGGCTCATCATCCAAGGGGCGCGCGAGCACAACCTGCGCAACGTCTCGCTAGACCTGCCACGGGACTCCCTTGTCGTCTTCACGGGTCTGTCCGGGTCGGGTAAGTCCTCCCTCGCGTTCGACACCATCTTCGCCGAGGGACAGCGGCGGTACGTGGAGTCGTTGTCGGCTTACGCGCGGCAGTTCCTGGGGCAGATGGACAAGCCCGCGGTCGACTTCATCGAGGGGCTGTCACCGGCCGTCGCGATCGATCAGAAGTCCACCAGCCGTAATCCGCGATCGACCGTCGGAACCGTCACGGAGATCTACGACTATCTGCGGCTCCTGTTCGCGCGCATCGGTCATCCGCACTGCCTCGTGTGCGGGGAGCCGATCAGCCGACAGACGCCCCAGCAGATCGTCGACCAGGTGTTGGAGTTGCCCGAGGGCACGCGGTTCCAGATGCTGGCTCCGGTCGTCCGTGGTCGCAAGGGCGAATACACCGAACTGTTCCGAGACTTGGCCACGCAGGGGTTCGCGCGCGTCCGCGTCGACGGGGAGGTCTCGCAACTGACCTCGCCACCGAAGCTCGACAAGCAGCGCAAACACGACATCGACGTCGTCGTCGACCGGGTGGCGGTCAAGGCGTCGGCCAAGCAACGGATCACCGACTCGGTGGAGACCGCTCTGGGGTTGGCCGACGGCCTGATCGTCCTCGACTTCGTCGATCGGGACGAGAAGGATCCGGCCCGGCGCCGCAGCTTCAGCGAGAAGCTCGCCTGCCCCAACGGGCACGACATAGCGCTCGACGAGCTCGAGCCGCGCCAGTTCTCCTTCAACAGCCCGTGGGGCGCCTGCCCGGCCTGCACCGGGCTCGGGACGACGCTCGAGGTCGATCGGGAGCTGGTCGTCCCCGACCAGTACAAGAGCCTCGCGGAAGGCGCGATCGCGCCCTGGTCGAGCCCCACGGTGGCTGCCCACTACACCCACGTGTTCGAGGGCATGGGCGACAAGCTCGGCTTCTCGGTCGACACTCCCTGGCGGGAACTGCCCGTCGACGTGCGTGACTTCATCCTGGACGGCTACGACGATCCGGTGCTGATCCGTTACCGCAACCGATTCGGCCGCGTGCGTTCGTACACGCAGAAGTACGAAGGCGTGGTCCCGCACGTGCGGCGCCGCTACGACGAGTCGGAGACGGACGCGGCCCGCGAGCGGTGGGGCGCCTACCTGCGTGAGGTCGCCTGCCCGGTGTGCAAGGGGGCTCGCCTGAAGCCTTCGACCCTGGCCGTGACCGTGTCCGATCGCAACATCCATCAGGTGAGCGAACTGGCCATCTCGCAGCTGTCCGAGTTCATGGGACGGCTCGAACTGTCCGAGCGTGAGCGGGCCATCGCGGCGCAGGTGGTCAAGGAGATCCAGCAGCGGGTCAGGTTCCTGCTGGACGTCGGCCTCGACTACCTGACCCTGGCCCGCAGCGCGGGGTCGCTGTCGGGTGGTGAGGCTCAGCGCATCCGGCTCGCGACCCAGATCGGATCGGGGCTCACCGGCGTGCTCTACGTATTGGACGAGCCCTCGATCGGCCTGCACCAACGCGACAACCGCCGGCTGATCGAGACGCTGGAGAAGCTGCGTGACCTGGGCAACACACTGATCGTGGTCGAGCACGACGAGGACACCATCCGAGCGGCCGACTGGGTGGTCGACATCGGCCCCGGAGCGGGCGAACACGGTGGCGAGGTCGTGGTGTCGGGCGGTTTCGACGACCTGGTCGCCTGTGAGCGGTCACTCACTGGGGCCTACCTGTCGGGGCGCCGCTCCATCGCACTGCCCGAGCGTCGTCGCCGCGGGAACGGGAAGACACTGGTCGTCCATGGGGCAGCGGAGAACAATCTGGACGACGTCACCGTCGAGTTCCCCCTGGGGCGGTTCATCGCTGTCACGGGCGTGTCGGGTTCCGGGAAGTCGTCTCTGGTGAATGCGATCCTCTATCGATCGCTGGCCAAGACGATCTACGGCGCGAAGGACGTGCCGGGGCGCCACGAGGGCATCACGGGCGCCGAGAACGTCAACAAGGTGGTCCACGTCGACCAGTCTCCGATCGGGCGTTCGCCGCGTTCGAACCCCGCGACCTATACCGGTGTCTTCGACAAGATCAGGACGCTGTTCAGTCAAACCCCCGAGGCCAAGGCCCGCGGCTATCAACCCGGCCGGTTCAGCTTCAACGTCAAGGGGGGACGCTGCGAGAACTGCATGGGCGACGGCACCATCAGGATCGAGATGAACTTCCTGCCCGACGTCTACGTGCCGTGCGAGGTGTGCCATGGCGCTCGCTACAACCGCGAGACGCTTGAGGTGCGCTACAAGGGCAAGACGATCGCCGAGGTGCTCGACATGCCGATCGAACAGGCGGCCGAGTTCTTCGCCCCGATCTCGGCCATCTCGCGACACCTGAAGACTCTCGTCGAGGTCGGGCTCGGCTACGTGCGACTGGGTCAGCCTGCCACGACGCTGTCGGGCGGCGAGGCACAACGGGTGAAGCTGGCCTCCGAGTTGCAGCGCCGTTCCACCGGCAACACTCTCTACGTGCTCGACGAACCGACCACGGGCCTGCATTTCGAGGACATACGGCGTCTGCTCGACGTCCTCAGCCGGTTGGTCGACGGAGGGAACACGGTGGTGGTCATCGAGCACAACCTCGATGTGATCAAGACGGCCGACTGGGTGATCGACATGGGGCCCGAGGGCGGGTTCCGGGGTGGGCAGGTCGTCGCAACAGGAACTCCGGAGCAGGTGGCCGCCACAACCGAGAGCCACACCGGAGCGTTCCTGTCCGAGATCCTCCATGGGCACGAGGTGCCGGTCGAGCCGGCGGCCGAACCCGACGGCGAGGTGCCTGCCGCTGAACCGGCGCCCACGAAGAAGAAGCGGTCCCGTAGGCCTGCGGACGCCGACACGCCGGCGGCACGGTCGACGAAGTCCTCGTCCGCGCGGAAGGGGTCCGTCCGTACGAGCCCGGCGGCCTGA
- a CDS encoding maleylpyruvate isomerase family mycothiol-dependent enzyme has protein sequence MAWDASDQARLSVGQLAEVRKRKLEATQRLLGDTIALSELAWQEPSRLPGWTRAHVASHLSRNADALCRAVDLALMGRRALMYDSDEDRDLAIERGSERSGLELQIDLDTSAGRLNHRFNVLETLPPDMLLELTPGNLYRADLLPLVRLNEIVLHHIDLDCGFEVTDIDPEPARWLLELNAMRHPLEGLVRGIHLESESGFVHDIGPQQAAVTVGGPDAVVLGWLTGRLRPADGEALGLPEEPRPR, from the coding sequence GTGGCTTGGGATGCGTCCGACCAGGCGCGCTTGAGCGTCGGCCAGCTCGCCGAGGTTCGCAAGCGCAAGCTGGAGGCCACACAGCGACTGCTCGGCGACACCATCGCCCTCAGCGAATTGGCCTGGCAGGAGCCCTCCCGTCTACCGGGATGGACTCGGGCCCATGTCGCCAGCCACCTTTCCAGGAACGCGGACGCATTGTGCCGCGCCGTCGACCTCGCACTCATGGGACGCCGTGCCCTGATGTACGACTCGGACGAGGATCGCGACCTCGCCATCGAGCGTGGCTCGGAGCGCAGTGGCCTTGAACTCCAGATCGACCTGGACACCTCGGCGGGCCGTCTCAATCACCGTTTCAACGTGCTCGAGACACTGCCACCCGACATGCTGCTCGAGCTCACTCCCGGGAACCTGTACCGCGCTGACCTGCTGCCCCTGGTACGGCTGAACGAGATCGTCCTCCACCACATCGATCTGGACTGCGGCTTCGAGGTGACCGACATCGATCCCGAACCGGCCCGCTGGCTGCTCGAACTGAACGCCATGCGTCATCCGCTGGAGGGGCTGGTACGCGGGATCCACCTGGAATCGGAGTCCGGGTTCGTCCACGACATCGGGCCGCAGCAGGCGGCCGTGACGGTCGGGGGCCCCGACGCCGTCGTGCTCGGCTGGTTGACCGGCCGGCTGCGCCCCGCCGACGGCGAGGCACTCGGTCTGCCGGAGGAACCCCGACCGCGTTGA
- a CDS encoding MBL fold metallo-hydrolase: protein MTDPYHTGPREEPIVFTVGAVTCTKVSVGPMDNNAYLLTPSEGPLVLIDAAAEAATLLDLIGTRPLGTVVTTHRHTDHLGALARVVRDTGAAPVAGRPDVDAITEQTGIRSRGVWTGDTIPVGTTSLEVIGLAGHTPGGIALALRPDDGPTHLFTGDSLFPGGVGKTLTPRDFSALLGNVAALVFEPFGDETLVHPGHGDSTTLGAERPHLDEWRARGW from the coding sequence GTGACCGACCCTTACCACACCGGACCCCGCGAGGAGCCCATCGTGTTCACCGTCGGCGCCGTGACCTGCACGAAGGTCAGCGTCGGTCCCATGGACAACAACGCCTACCTGCTGACCCCCTCCGAGGGACCACTCGTACTCATCGACGCCGCTGCCGAGGCCGCCACCCTGCTCGACCTGATCGGCACACGCCCCTTGGGCACCGTGGTGACCACGCACAGGCACACCGACCACCTCGGCGCACTGGCACGTGTCGTCCGCGACACCGGAGCCGCACCCGTCGCCGGCCGCCCGGACGTCGATGCGATCACGGAGCAGACGGGAATCAGATCACGAGGGGTGTGGACCGGGGACACCATCCCCGTCGGGACGACGAGCCTCGAGGTCATCGGCCTCGCCGGGCACACCCCCGGCGGCATCGCCCTGGCTCTGCGTCCGGACGACGGCCCTACTCATCTGTTCACCGGAGATTCGCTGTTCCCCGGAGGCGTGGGCAAGACCCTCACGCCACGGGACTTCTCAGCCCTGCTGGGAAATGTCGCGGCTCTGGTCTTCGAGCCGTTCGGGGACGAAACCCTCGTCCACCCGGGTCACGGGGACTCCACCACACTGGGTGCGGAGCGCCCGCACCTGGACGAGTGGCGCGCACGGGGCTGGTGA
- a CDS encoding TerC family protein encodes MHVTPLVWVVTLAVLALVLVIDVIHMARHPHEPSMKECGLAITGFVTAAVLFGLGIGLFARPLPESGKSSWHYAVEFFSGYLTEYSLSIDNLFVFIIILGSMRVPRKYQQFALMAGIILALIFRGIFIALGAAIINQFAWVFFIFGAFLLYTGVKLVIDYRQSGSEEEEHNEADNAFMRFARRVIPSTDEYHGDHLSVKIDGKRLFTPMFFVILTLGSVDLMFALDSIPAIFGLTQEPYLVFTANFFALMGLRQLYFLLGGLLQRLVYLSLGLAFILCFIAVKLVLHALHHYNVVAWEVPTALSLIVIVVTIAITAVLSLLKTRREGVTE; translated from the coding sequence ATGCATGTAACCCCACTGGTGTGGGTCGTCACGTTGGCCGTTCTGGCCCTTGTCCTCGTGATCGACGTGATTCACATGGCCCGGCACCCCCACGAGCCGTCAATGAAGGAATGCGGACTGGCGATCACCGGATTCGTCACCGCGGCGGTTCTCTTCGGCCTCGGCATAGGTCTGTTCGCCAGGCCCTTGCCCGAAAGCGGCAAGTCCAGTTGGCACTACGCGGTCGAGTTCTTCTCCGGATATCTCACCGAGTACTCGTTGTCGATCGACAACCTCTTCGTGTTCATCATCATCCTGGGGTCCATGCGTGTTCCCCGGAAGTATCAGCAGTTCGCCTTGATGGCAGGCATCATCCTGGCGCTGATCTTCCGCGGCATCTTCATCGCGCTCGGCGCCGCCATCATCAACCAGTTCGCCTGGGTGTTCTTCATCTTCGGCGCCTTCCTGCTCTACACGGGCGTCAAGCTCGTGATCGACTACCGGCAGTCCGGGTCGGAGGAGGAAGAGCACAACGAGGCTGACAACGCCTTCATGCGATTCGCTCGACGCGTGATCCCCTCGACCGACGAGTACCACGGCGACCATCTGTCGGTGAAGATCGACGGCAAGCGGTTGTTCACCCCGATGTTCTTCGTCATCCTGACACTCGGTTCGGTCGACCTGATGTTCGCCCTCGACTCGATCCCGGCGATCTTCGGTCTCACCCAGGAGCCCTACCTCGTCTTCACCGCGAACTTCTTCGCACTCATGGGCCTGAGGCAGTTGTACTTCCTGCTCGGTGGGCTCCTTCAGCGGCTCGTCTACCTCTCGCTGGGCCTCGCCTTCATCCTGTGCTTCATCGCGGTGAAGTTGGTGCTGCACGCTCTGCACCACTACAACGTGGTGGCCTGGGAGGTGCCGACCGCGTTGTCGCTCATCGTCATCGTGGTGACGATCGCGATCACCGCCGTTCTCAGCCTGCTGAAGACCAGGCGCGAAGGCGTCACCGAATAA
- the uvrB gene encoding excinuclease ABC subunit UvrB, with amino-acid sequence MRPVEEITRRVAPFTVHSDFRPAGDQPAAIDELQRRIEAGENDVVLLGATGTGKTATVAWLAERLQRPMLVMQPNKTLAAQYAAELRQFFPDNAVEYFVSYYDYYQPEAYVPQTDTYIEKDSSLNEEVERLRYSTTNSLLTRRDVIVVATVSAIYGLGTPQEYVDSMLRLRVGQEWGRTDLLHKLVDMQYVRNDLAGTRGTFRVRGDTLEIFPMYESNAVRVEFFGDEVDALSTMHPVTGEVLSTDEEMYVFPASHYVAGHERMERAITGIEAELEERLAELEAQGKLLEAQRLRMRTGYDIEMMRQIGTCAGIENYSRHIDGRGPGTPPNCLLDYFPSDFVLVIDESHVTVPQIGGMYEGDMSRKRTLVEHGFRLPSAMDNRPLRFEEFTERIGQTVYSSATPGPYELARSSGVVEQIIRPTGLVDPEVIVKPTKGQIDDLMGEIRKRVERDERVLVTTLTKKMAEDLTDYLMEHGVRTRYLHSEVDTLRRVELLRELRLGEYDVLVGINLLREGLDLPEVSLVAILDADKEGFLRSDRSLIQTIGRAARNVSGQVHMYADHMTPSMTKAIDETNRRRAKQVAYNVANGIDPQPLRKRIADITDLMAREDADTDYWVKPGRSNKQQAPSALPAEMRGLDTANLPATELANLIHELTDQMHAAAAELQFELAARLRDEVADLKKELRQMVEASR; translated from the coding sequence ATGCGTCCGGTCGAAGAGATCACCCGTCGGGTAGCACCGTTCACGGTGCACTCCGACTTCCGGCCTGCCGGTGATCAGCCGGCCGCCATCGACGAGTTGCAACGTCGGATCGAGGCCGGGGAGAACGACGTCGTCCTGCTCGGTGCCACCGGCACCGGCAAGACGGCCACCGTCGCCTGGCTGGCAGAACGGCTGCAGCGCCCGATGCTCGTCATGCAGCCCAACAAGACGCTGGCCGCCCAGTACGCCGCCGAACTGCGTCAGTTCTTCCCCGACAACGCGGTGGAGTACTTCGTCAGCTATTACGACTACTACCAGCCGGAGGCGTACGTCCCGCAGACCGACACCTACATCGAGAAGGACTCCAGCCTGAACGAGGAGGTGGAGCGGTTGCGCTATTCCACGACCAACTCGTTGTTGACGAGGCGGGACGTGATCGTGGTGGCGACCGTGTCGGCCATCTACGGCCTGGGCACCCCGCAGGAGTACGTGGACTCCATGCTCAGGCTGCGCGTCGGACAGGAGTGGGGCCGCACCGATCTGCTCCACAAGCTCGTCGACATGCAGTACGTGCGCAACGACCTGGCAGGCACGCGGGGAACGTTCCGCGTCCGGGGCGACACCCTCGAGATCTTCCCCATGTACGAGTCCAACGCCGTGCGGGTGGAGTTCTTCGGCGACGAGGTGGACGCGCTGTCCACGATGCATCCGGTGACCGGAGAGGTGCTGAGCACCGATGAGGAGATGTACGTCTTCCCGGCGTCGCACTACGTGGCCGGGCACGAGCGGATGGAACGGGCGATCACGGGCATCGAGGCCGAGTTGGAGGAACGCCTCGCGGAACTGGAGGCTCAGGGCAAGCTGCTGGAGGCCCAGCGTCTGCGGATGCGGACCGGCTACGACATCGAGATGATGCGCCAGATCGGCACGTGCGCCGGCATCGAGAACTATTCGCGGCACATCGACGGACGAGGCCCCGGCACTCCGCCGAACTGTCTCCTCGACTACTTCCCGTCCGACTTCGTGCTGGTGATCGACGAGTCGCACGTCACGGTGCCCCAGATCGGCGGCATGTACGAGGGAGACATGAGCCGCAAGCGGACGCTCGTGGAACACGGTTTCCGACTGCCCAGCGCCATGGACAACCGGCCCCTGAGGTTCGAGGAGTTCACCGAGCGCATCGGGCAGACGGTCTACTCCTCGGCGACCCCGGGCCCCTATGAGCTGGCCCGGAGTTCGGGCGTCGTCGAGCAGATCATCCGCCCGACCGGCCTGGTGGATCCGGAGGTCATCGTCAAGCCGACGAAGGGGCAGATCGACGATCTCATGGGCGAGATCCGCAAGCGGGTCGAGCGGGACGAGCGCGTCCTGGTCACCACTCTGACCAAGAAGATGGCCGAGGATCTGACGGACTATCTCATGGAACACGGTGTGCGGACGCGGTACCTGCACTCCGAGGTCGACACGCTGCGGCGAGTGGAACTCCTACGGGAACTTCGCCTGGGCGAGTACGACGTGCTGGTCGGCATCAATCTGCTGCGCGAGGGCCTCGACCTACCCGAGGTGTCTCTGGTGGCGATCCTGGACGCCGACAAGGAGGGCTTCCTGCGGTCGGATCGATCCCTCATCCAGACGATCGGTCGCGCGGCCCGCAACGTGTCCGGTCAGGTGCACATGTATGCGGACCACATGACGCCCTCGATGACCAAGGCGATCGACGAGACCAATCGCCGGCGTGCCAAGCAGGTGGCCTACAACGTGGCGAACGGGATCGATCCGCAGCCGCTGCGCAAACGGATCGCGGACATCACCGATCTCATGGCACGTGAGGACGCCGACACCGACTACTGGGTGAAGCCGGGGCGTTCCAACAAGCAGCAGGCGCCCTCGGCACTGCCTGCCGAGATGCGCGGTCTCGACACGGCGAACCTGCCGGCGACCGAGCTGGCGAACCTCATCCATGAGCTGACCGACCAGATGCACGCAGCGGCGGCAGAGCTGCAGTTCGAGCTCGCGGCACGGCTGCGGGACGAGGTGGCCGATCTGAAGAAGGAACTGCGACAGATGGTCGAGGCGAGCCGTTGA
- the coaE gene encoding dephospho-CoA kinase encodes MPALLVGLTGGIASGKSTVAGLLAGHGAVLIDSDELAHAVVAPGTDGLARVVERFGPGVLRSDGALDRPALGRLVFSDERARADLNAIVHPAVRARAAELVAQAPADAIVVRVIPLLVETGQEADFDVVVVVDAPESVQVERLMGRSGLTDEDARSRVVAQASRAERLAAADFVIDNSGTPDQMAARVARLWSELVERAGARGDAE; translated from the coding sequence GTGCCCGCGCTCCTTGTGGGGCTGACCGGCGGGATCGCGTCGGGGAAATCGACCGTCGCCGGCCTGCTGGCCGGGCACGGTGCCGTGCTCATAGATTCGGACGAGCTGGCCCACGCGGTCGTCGCTCCCGGGACGGACGGGCTCGCGCGAGTCGTGGAGCGCTTCGGGCCGGGGGTGCTGCGCAGCGACGGCGCGCTCGACAGACCAGCGCTCGGGCGGCTCGTCTTCAGTGATGAGCGGGCGCGGGCCGATCTGAACGCGATCGTCCATCCCGCCGTGCGGGCGCGGGCCGCCGAACTCGTCGCGCAGGCGCCGGCGGATGCGATCGTCGTGCGGGTGATCCCCCTCCTGGTCGAGACGGGGCAGGAGGCGGACTTCGATGTGGTGGTGGTCGTCGACGCCCCGGAATCGGTACAGGTCGAGCGGCTGATGGGGCGCAGCGGGCTGACGGACGAGGACGCCCGTTCCCGGGTAGTGGCCCAGGCGTCCCGGGCCGAGCGGCTGGCCGCAGCCGATTTCGTCATCGACAACTCGGGCACCCCCGACCAGATGGCAGCGCGGGTGGCACGGCTCTGGTCGGAGCTGGTCGAGCGCGCTGGTGCACGCGGGGACGCGGAGTAG
- a CDS encoding nucleoside phosphorylase — MLTPGDWPVLDFDDDPSDLISSQALTPDSVTFPDRAVLAFLGRAVTAHAEAENAPVVEMVGYVTQLFPAYRLTRGGRSAVLIELPVGAPAATIIADYLFQRGVRVAVAVGSCGALHPFGEGEFILPVRALRDEGTSYHYLPPSEWVETDAGVRLACAEAVRGRGHDVAEASVWTTDAFYRETRAMVDRRTTQGCGVVDMECAALAACARFRGVRFGEILFTADSLASDDYDPRDWGVDSHEVALRMAVDAAFGVA; from the coding sequence ATGCTGACGCCCGGTGATTGGCCCGTGCTGGATTTCGACGACGACCCCAGCGATCTGATCTCGTCCCAGGCGCTGACGCCCGATTCGGTGACCTTCCCCGACCGAGCGGTGCTCGCGTTCCTCGGCCGGGCGGTGACCGCCCATGCGGAGGCGGAGAACGCCCCGGTCGTCGAGATGGTCGGCTATGTCACGCAGCTCTTCCCGGCGTACCGGCTGACCAGGGGAGGACGGTCCGCCGTCCTCATCGAGCTGCCGGTCGGGGCGCCCGCGGCGACGATCATCGCCGACTACCTCTTCCAGCGCGGCGTGCGCGTGGCGGTGGCCGTGGGATCGTGCGGGGCTCTGCATCCCTTCGGCGAGGGCGAGTTCATCCTGCCCGTCCGCGCGCTGCGGGACGAGGGCACCAGCTATCACTACCTGCCGCCCTCCGAGTGGGTGGAGACGGACGCCGGCGTCCGGCTGGCCTGTGCGGAAGCGGTGCGGGGACGCGGGCACGACGTGGCCGAGGCGTCCGTGTGGACGACCGATGCCTTCTACCGGGAGACCCGCGCGATGGTGGATCGGCGCACCACCCAGGGCTGCGGGGTCGTCGACATGGAGTGTGCGGCGCTGGCCGCATGCGCCCGGTTCCGGGGGGTTCGCTTCGGCGAGATCCTGTTCACGGCGGATTCCCTGGCCAGCGACGACTACGATCCACGCGACTGGGGTGTCGACTCCCATGAGGTGGCATTGCGCATGGCCGTCGACGCCGCGTTCGGGGTGGCATGA